The DNA sequence GTCGGCGGGGGTGGGCACGGCGGGTGATCCTGCCGTCCGGCGTCGACCCGGTCCACCGGTTTGTCCCGTGTACGGGACAACTTGACGGCGCCAGAGTTGCGCGCTATAGCTATAAGTAAGTTGAGTCTGCGGGGCTCAACTTGAGGTAGCGAGTAGCGAGAAGCCCGCACCCGTGAGGAGGTCCGACCATGTTGATGCGCACCGACCCGTTCCGGGAGATCGACCGGATCGCCGAGCAGTTCTTCGGCACCACCGCCCGTCCGGCCGTCATGCACCTGGACGCCTACCGCGACGGCGACTGGTTCTACGCCGCGTTCGACCTGCCCGGCGTCGACCCGGACAGCATCGAGTGCACCGTGGAACGCAACGTGCTGACGGTGCGCGCCCAGCGCCACCGCCCCTCCGGCGACAAGGTCGAACTCGTCGCCGCCGAACGGCCGATGGGCACGTTCACCCGGCAGCTGTTCCTCGGCGACACCCTCGACACCGACAAGCTGGAGGCCGGCTACGAGGCCGGCGTGCTGACCCTGCGGATCCCGGTGGCGGAGCGCGCCAAGCCGCGCCGGGTCTCGATCAGCGTCGGCGACAACGGCCGCCGGCAGCTCAGCAACTGAAACCCAGTTGACCGAGTCCCCGCCCGACGCCGGGCGGGGACTCGTCGTGTCCGGCGGGGGACAAGCAGGGAAACGCCTCGCGCGGGTGTCGCCGGCCGGGCATCCTGGGAAGATGATCGACCCCCGGTTGACCGGGCACGTCGCGATCGTGACCGGC is a window from the Solwaraspora sp. WMMD792 genome containing:
- a CDS encoding Hsp20/alpha crystallin family protein; translated protein: MLMRTDPFREIDRIAEQFFGTTARPAVMHLDAYRDGDWFYAAFDLPGVDPDSIECTVERNVLTVRAQRHRPSGDKVELVAAERPMGTFTRQLFLGDTLDTDKLEAGYEAGVLTLRIPVAERAKPRRVSISVGDNGRRQLSN